In Myxococcales bacterium, the genomic stretch TTCCCTGGCGGCCTGGACGCCGACGGCCAGATCACCGACGCCTTGTTCACCTTCGATATCGCCGCCGGCGAGTGGCTCGCCGATTATCAACTGCCGGTGCCGACCGCCCAGGCGGCGGCCGTGGTGCTCAACGAAAAGCTGTACGTGATCGGCGGATTCGACGGCGAGCACGCGCTGGACGACGTCTACGTGTTCTATCCGGGATCGGCCTCCTGGCACCGCCGGCCGTCGCTGCTGGAACGCCGCGCGCAACCGAACGCCGGCGTCGTCGACGGCCGCATCGTCGTCGTCGGCGGTTACGACGGCGCCTACCGCGACTCGGCCGAAATGTACGATCCGCAAACCGGCCAGTGGACGATGATCACCCCGCCACCGCTGGAAATGCCCGACAGCGCCGACTGCACCTGCAACGGCAAGCTGTACCTGCTCGGCGGCCAGAACGACGGCGCGGCGCTCGATTTCGTCTACGAATACGACCCGGCCCTCGACACCTGGACGCCCGTCAGCAGCCTGCAAACCGGCCGCTTCGCCACCGAGGCCGATCTGCTGGCCGGGCGCATCGTCACCGCCGGCGGCATGAAGGAACTGTTCGTGCCCACCGCCGACGCCGAAGCCCTCGACCTGCAATGCGCCACCGAGGTGGACGACCGCACCGACGACTTCGGCGACCGCCCCGACCTGGACGGCGACGACGACGAGGGCGACGACGACACCTCGCCGGACGGCGACGGTGATCACGGCGACGACGACGACAACGATGAGGGTTGTTGCGGCTGCTGACGCGGCCGCGCGGCGAGTCCTACTCCGGAATCCCTTGCGTCACCAACACCAGCGCATTGGCCGGCGCGGCCAGGAGCCGCAGCCCGGCGGGCCGCAATCCCCAGGCGAACAAGTCGATTTCCAATACCGGGTTCATCAGCCGCGACGCGTAGGCCAGCAGGAAGGACGGCATGCCCACCGAGGCGATTCGCGCCTGATCCGGCTCGTACAAAACCCGGTTGCCGGACAAGGCCAGCGAGCCGCGGATCGAAACCGGAATCCGCCACGGGCCGAATTTCGCCCGGGCCGTAATGCGCACGCCTTCCGGTTCGAAGGTCATTTTCAACTCGTCGAGGTTTTTGTTTTTCCGGCCCGCGTAGCCGGCCAGTTCCGCGCCGGAGATCACGAACTCGGCCCGCGCCTCGCGCGCGCCGTCGACCCGCCAGCGGCGCGGCAGCGCCAGCGCGGCCCAGTCGACCCGCGGCGTATCGTAATAGAACGCGGCGCGGAGCGCCCGCATCCGGCCGACCGGAAAATCCGTCGCCTGCCAAGCCAGGATGACCGGCTGCGCGGTCGCCTCGCAAACCTGCCACTCGAAGCCGACGCGGAAATCGTCGGCCGCCCCGCCGGCCAGCGCCTGGCGCAACAAACGGCCGAGCACCTCGCAGGTGAACGGCTCGCGCTTCAATTCCCGATAATCGAGATAGGCGATCTCCTCGCCCTGTACCCCGGTTCCCGGCCGCATCGCGAGGCGATACAGCCGCGCCGTCGCCAACCCGGCCGCCGCGACCGGTTGCAATTCGAACAGCGGCGCGAGCGTGCTTTGCAATTGGTCGCGCCAGGCCGCATCGTCCGCCGCGCTCAACAACAGAAATTGTTCGCGCCCCACCCGCTCCGCCGCGACCTCGCCCAGCTTTTCGAGTTGACCATGCAGTTGCCGCGATTCGACGGCGGTCCGCCAATTGGCATACGCGACTTCCGGGCCGAACTCGCGCGTATAAAGGATCGCCCCGGTCGGGGCCGCGGTCGTGATCCACCGCACGGCGCGCGGCACGTCGTCCTCGGGCCACGGTCGGTCCCAGGCCTCAAAATCGCGATAAAGCCCGTAGCCCGACACGAGCAGGCCGGCCGCCGCGAGCAGCGCCACCGCCGGCACGGCCGTTTTCCAGCGCCGGGCGGCCGCCACCGGCAGCCAGGCCGTCAGCAAAAACACCCATGGCAGCAGCGGCACGAGAAAGCGCAGGTAAAGGGTGAAAAAGCGCAGGCCGTGCGCCAACACAAACAGGCAAACGAAGATCGCCAGGATCGCCGACGCCGGCCGCGAATACCAGGTCTTGGCGCGCCGCCTGGGCAGGGAGAACAATACCAGCGCGACGGCCGCCGCCGCGAACAACGCCAGCGGCCAATAGGCGAAGAAATCGCCCAGCCCGCCCAGCCAATGCGCGAGTTTGCGGCCGTAAGTCCAGGTGAGGTGGGCGCCTTCGCTGTACTTTTTGTTTTGCAGTTCGTTGACCAGCCAGGCGAACGGAATTTTTTCGCCGATCGACCAGAGCAGCAGCACCGCCAGCGCCGGCAGCGTCCCCTTGAAGAACGTCCAGACCACCCGCCGGATCCGGCGCGGCCACGACCCATCCCCCGCCGGCCGCTCGGCCTCGACCAGCAGCGCCAGCGCCATCACCAGCGGAAACGAGAAAGCCGACTGCTGTTTGGTGCAGAACGCCAGGCCATACGCCAGCCCGGCCCAACCCAACCGGCCGGCGCCCAGGAAATCGACGGACAACAGCACGAAAAACAGCATGACGGCGTCGGTCCGGCCGACGGGCATGTACTCGAAGGCGAAGGGCGAAACGGCCAGCAGCGCCGCCGCCAGCAGACCGGTCCAGGCGTCGAACCAGCGGCGGCCGATCCGAAACACCAGCGCCAGACAGCCCAGCGTCGCCAGGATGCCCGGCAGGCGACCGGCGAAAGCGGAATCGCCCAGCACCGCGCGCGCCGCCGCCTGGAGGTAATAGACGATGGGCGGCTTCATCACCCGGTAGTGCGAGAGGCTCCAGTCGCCGTCGAGAATGGCGAGGGCCGCGCGGCCGAACACCGCTTCATCGGAAACCGCCGCGTGGCGGGTCGCCGCATAGCCGTAGAACACACCGGTGGCACAGAGCAGCGCGGCCAGCCCGAAAAGCAGCCAGCGCTCGCGGGAAGCGGACGGTTTCGACGGCGGTGCGGCGATCATCGCGCGAAGGTTAGCGAATCAGGGAGTGGCGGGCAAGCCGACGGCGCGCAATTCGAGGCGGCCGCCGGATTCGCCGAGCGCCGCGGGCCGCAGGCCGAAGCGCGACAGGTTCGCGGTGAAGACCGGGTTGATCTGCTTGGCCACACGCCTCAGCAACCAGGCCGGCAGGCGGCAGCCGGCGACTTCCGCCCGCGTCGGCCGCAGCAGCAGCTTCTCGCCGTCCAGGCGCAACTCCCCTTCCAGCAGCAGTGCGGGGCGCCAAAGCGGCAGCGCGGCGCGCGCGGCGATCCGCAGCCGGTCGCCGGTCAGTTGCGCGCGCACCTCGGTCAGGTTGGAGTTTTTCCGGGCGATGTAATCCGCCAGCGCCGCGGGATCGATTTGATACAACCCATCTGCCTCGGCCGCCCGGCGCACGTGAAACCGCCGCGCCGCCAGCCAGTGGTCCCAGTCGGGTTCCAGGTCGCGGTAGGCAAACGTCGCCCGGGCGATCGTCAGCTTGTCGAACGAAAAATCCTCGGCCGCGAAAACCAGCCGCCGCAAGCCGCCGGCGATCTCGCATTCCCGCAGTTCGACCACGTTCGCCGCCGCCGTACGGTCGTCGCGCAGCGCGGCAAACGATTCGGCGAGCAACCGGCCCGCCAACTCGCAGGTCAGCGGCCGCGCCTGGAAATCCGCGCCGTCCAGGAAAGTCGCCTGCCCGTCGACGATCCCGATCTCCGCCGCCGTCTTGATTCGATAGAGCACGCCGCGCCGCAATTTCAATTCGGTCGCCGCCTCGAGGCGGAAAGCGGGCGCCAATTCCTGCCGCAAGACCTTCAGGTACTGCGCCAATTCCCGCCCGTCGAGGTAAAGGTACAGCTCGCGGTCGAGGTGCGACACGATCAGCGGCCGCAGCTTTTCCGGACGCCGGCCGAAGTGCTGCACCTTGAGGTTCGTGCCGCGCGCGTAATAACCCGCCTCGCTGCCGTGACCGCCGACGATCAGCACGGGTTTGCCCTCGCCGTTGCCCGCGATCCAGGAAACCACGGCCGGCACATCGTCGACCGGCCGGGGTTCCGCCTGAGCCCGCAAGAAATCGACGGCCGGCGGCCCGATCGCCAGCAGGCTCGCCAGCCCCGCGCCGATCGCCAACGGTACGCGCAACCGCGGCGCGGCCTCCCCGAGGCGGTCGAGAATCGCCGTCAGACCGGCCGCGGCGACCAGGGCGATCCACGGCGCGACCGGCACCAGAAAGCGCGGGTACAGCGTGAAAAAGCCGCAGCTGTGCGCGAGGTAGAAAAAAACGACGAAGCCGCTCATCACGGCCAGCGCGGCCGTCGTGGGGTTTTCGCGCGGCCGCCACCACCGGCGTGCCAGGCCGATCGCCAGATAAATCGCGGTCGCGAACACCAGCAACAGGATCAGGTTCGTCAGCCAACCCGCGCCGAACAGCCCGCGCGTCTGGTCGATCCAATAGAGGAACTTCGCGGCGAACGTCATCTGCGCGTGCCGGCCGGTCTGGTATTTGTCGCCGCCCAACTCGCGCACCAGCCAGCCGAAAGGCTCCTGCGTGTAGCTCGACCAGGCCAGCAGCACGAGCACCGGCAACGCCGCGCCCTTGGCGAACCGCGCGGTTTCGCGCCCGGCCCACCGCCAGAAAGCGGCCGGCGGCGACGGCGAGGTCGCGGCGTCGAGCCAGACGAACGCGGCCACGACGGGCAGCGAAAAGGCGGCCAGTTGGCGGGTCGCAAAGGCCAGTGCGTAGGCGAAGCCGGCCCAGGCGGTGCGGCCGCGGCCGGCCAGCGCGACGGCCGCCAGCACGAACAACAACGCCGGCGCGTCGGTCCGGGCGTTCGGAAAGTGCAAGAGGACGAAGGGCGAAACGGCCAGCCACCCCGCCGCCCACAGGCCGACGCGCTCGTCGAACCAGCGCGCGCCGATCCGATAAACCAACGCGAGGCAAAGCAGCGCCGCGACGATCCCCGGCAGCCGGCCCGCCAGGTCCGTCCGGCCGGCGACCGCCCGGCTCAAAGCCTGCAGGTAGTAAACGACGAAGGGCTTCATCACCCGCGTGTGGTGCAGCAGAAAATCGCCGTCGAGGATCGCCAGGCCGGCGGAGCCGTAGAGCGCCTCGTCGTCGCCGATCGCATGGCGCCGTGCCGACTGCCAATACGCCGCCGCGCCGATGACCAGGATCAATCCCAAGCAGACGGCGGCGAGGCGGGGCGAAATGGTTTTACGCGTCAAGGCCAATTTTCGGCGGCTCCGCAGGTTGTTTACCGAATGATGAGCGCATTTCGGCCCGGCGATCAACCCTCGGGCCGGCGTTTTAAAAGAAAAGGCCGCGCTTCGCGGCGCGGCCCTTCCGGCGTTCGGTTTTCCGGAACTACAGTTTGAAGACCAACAGGAAGCTGATCAGCAAGCTGTAGATGACCAGGGACTCGATCAGGGCGAGGCCGAGGATCATCGGGGTGAAAACCTTCTGATAGGCGCCGGGATTCCGGGCAATACCTTCGATGGCCGCCGCCGCCGCTTTGCCTTGGCCAAGCGCGCCGCCGAATGCCGCGATGGCAATGCCCAGACCGCAACTCAGGGCGATCATGCTCTTCACACTGCTGTCCAAACCTCCACCTTCCTGCGCCATAGCCACACCCGCCAGGACCAGCGTGAACAGAGCCGCGATCACCGCAATTCGTACGGTCTTCCTCATGATTCCTACCTCCGTTGAAGTACGCCGCGTCACGGCCGATCCGTGACGCCAAAACCCTTCGTTAGTGCGATTTGGCCGTCGCCAAACCGATGTACACCATCGTCAGCAGCGAGAACACCAGCGTCTGCACGATGGCGACCAGCAAACCCAGCGCCAGAAACGGCAGCGGGTAGATCAGCGGCACGCCGACCAGGCCCATGAACACCGCGAACACCTTGTGGTCGCCGAACATGTTGCCGAACAGACGGAGCGACAGGCTGAGCGGCCGGGCGAAGTGGCTGATCAGTTCGATCGGCACCATCAGCGGGGCCATGATGTACTTGACCGTGCCTTCGAGCGGGCCCATGAAGTGCGCCAGGTACTTGCCCAGGCCGTGCGTCTTGATGCCGTAGTAGTGATAAAGCAAAAACACCACCAGGGCCATCGACAGCGTGGTGTTCCAGTTGTCGGTGGCGGTGTAGAAGCCGGGGATCAGGCCGAGCAGGTTGTTGGTCAGGATGACGAACGCCAGCGAGCCGATCAGCGGCAGGTACTTCTTGGTGTCGTGCCCGCCGATGATCTCTTCCATCATGCCCAACACGGTCTGCACGATGGCCTCGACGAAGTTCGACACCGAGACGCCGGGCTGCGGCGCCGGGTTGTCGAGCATCCGTTTGTATTTGCCGCCGACGGTCACCGAAACCAGCGTGATGACCACCAACACGAAGAACATGATCATCACGTGCAGCAGGCCGTGGCTGGTGTAATAGTGCTGATTGATCTGGCTCTCCGGAATGCCGGCCAGCGCGCCGACCTGCACGGCGATGCCGTAGGTCCATTCCATCGGGATCAGGTTGAAGAGCGTCCAGTGCTCCTCTTCCTTCTTCTTGCCCTCGGCGGCTTCACCGTGCGCCGGCGCGACCGCTTCCGGAACGGCTACCGCGGGCGCCGCTTCGAGCGGGACCGCGGGAACGAGGGGCGGTTCGACGGCCGCGGGCGCGGCGCCTTCCACCGGCGGCGCGATCGCCGCGGCGGCCGGCTCCTCGCCGGTCTGCGCCCAGGCGGCGCAGCTCAAAAACAACACAGCAATCAGGGCGACCAACAAATGGCGGTGGTAAAACATCGATGAAAGCTCCCGTCACTACAACCGATCAAAGATGGATTTTTTCGATGGTTTATAGTCTTTTTTGAAGCCTTTGTCCACATCGTCCCAGCCGATGTATTTTTCCTCGCCTTTGCGCATTTCGTCGTCGACGATATCGGAGAATCCCTGGTAGATGGCGTAGATCGTTGCAGTGATGACCGCGAAGATAATCACCGACAGGCTGAGGAAAAACGCCACGATATTGAAGTATTGATCCCAGTAGACGACGGTCATGAAGCACAAGCCGACCAGGATCATGAATTTGAGCCAAATCAGCGAAAAATAATGGATTTTTATTCTTTTCGGGTCGGAAAATATCTTCTGGCCGATCCGCCGGAGCGCCTCGAAATTGACCAGCGACAACCCGCCGCCGAACAGCGTGCCCGACAGGATGCGGATGTCCCCGCGG encodes the following:
- the atpB gene encoding F0F1 ATP synthase subunit A, whose product is MFYHRHLLVALIAVLFLSCAAWAQTGEEPAAAAIAPPVEGAAPAAVEPPLVPAVPLEAAPAVAVPEAVAPAHGEAAEGKKKEEEHWTLFNLIPMEWTYGIAVQVGALAGIPESQINQHYYTSHGLLHVMIMFFVLVVITLVSVTVGGKYKRMLDNPAPQPGVSVSNFVEAIVQTVLGMMEEIIGGHDTKKYLPLIGSLAFVILTNNLLGLIPGFYTATDNWNTTLSMALVVFLLYHYYGIKTHGLGKYLAHFMGPLEGTVKYIMAPLMVPIELISHFARPLSLSLRLFGNMFGDHKVFAVFMGLVGVPLIYPLPFLALGLLVAIVQTLVFSLLTMVYIGLATAKSH
- a CDS encoding DUF2029 domain-containing protein, with amino-acid sequence MIAAPPSKPSASRERWLLFGLAALLCATGVFYGYAATRHAAVSDEAVFGRAALAILDGDWSLSHYRVMKPPIVYYLQAAARAVLGDSAFAGRLPGILATLGCLALVFRIGRRWFDAWTGLLAAALLAVSPFAFEYMPVGRTDAVMLFFVLLSVDFLGAGRLGWAGLAYGLAFCTKQQSAFSFPLVMALALLVEAERPAGDGSWPRRIRRVVWTFFKGTLPALAVLLLWSIGEKIPFAWLVNELQNKKYSEGAHLTWTYGRKLAHWLGGLGDFFAYWPLALFAAAAVALVLFSLPRRRAKTWYSRPASAILAIFVCLFVLAHGLRFFTLYLRFLVPLLPWVFLLTAWLPVAAARRWKTAVPAVALLAAAGLLVSGYGLYRDFEAWDRPWPEDDVPRAVRWITTAAPTGAILYTREFGPEVAYANWRTAVESRQLHGQLEKLGEVAAERVGREQFLLLSAADDAAWRDQLQSTLAPLFELQPVAAAGLATARLYRLAMRPGTGVQGEEIAYLDYRELKREPFTCEVLGRLLRQALAGGAADDFRVGFEWQVCEATAQPVILAWQATDFPVGRMRALRAAFYYDTPRVDWAALALPRRWRVDGAREARAEFVISGAELAGYAGRKNKNLDELKMTFEPEGVRITARAKFGPWRIPVSIRGSLALSGNRVLYEPDQARIASVGMPSFLLAYASRLMNPVLEIDLFAWGLRPAGLRLLAAPANALVLVTQGIPE
- a CDS encoding ATP synthase F0 subunit C produces the protein MRKTVRIAVIAALFTLVLAGVAMAQEGGGLDSSVKSMIALSCGLGIAIAAFGGALGQGKAAAAAIEGIARNPGAYQKVFTPMILGLALIESLVIYSLLISFLLVFKL